In Treponema rectale, a single genomic region encodes these proteins:
- a CDS encoding Gx transporter family protein yields MRMIMMQLHSKSKTAYFCALALLFSYVEIIIPRVVPFFRFGLANIAVLLALNLSFSSFILISLIKAIAGSLMSGILFTPFFLISLAQSFFSAFIMYLLYMFNRFAKQKLFSVYGISVIGSAVSAVVQIYCSSLYLGEGTFILLGPMLIFNTVSGIITAFFSTKIFLPEEINLQLDTCIFENDSSKTRLHLFIALLIFFACASVFFINKLFLLTGIFIAALIIQKLCKRRIYLLPHISLWLFIFISTVFVPDGKIIFKIWNVSFTQGALITALQKSLRLSAVSAFSQCAVCLRPPEGTILALTLQYYRKLSDTFRSAQGNIFRRIKITLGQQ; encoded by the coding sequence ATGAGGATGATTATGATGCAGTTGCACAGTAAAAGTAAGACCGCGTATTTTTGTGCCCTTGCACTTTTGTTTTCGTATGTCGAAATTATCATACCGAGAGTTGTTCCTTTTTTTAGATTCGGGCTTGCAAACATAGCAGTACTTCTGGCATTGAATCTGTCTTTCAGTTCATTCATATTGATATCATTAATAAAAGCAATAGCCGGGTCTTTGATGAGCGGCATTTTGTTTACGCCGTTTTTTTTAATTTCTCTTGCACAAAGTTTTTTCAGTGCATTCATAATGTACTTGCTTTATATGTTTAATAGATTTGCAAAGCAGAAACTTTTTTCGGTCTATGGAATTTCTGTCATAGGTTCAGCTGTAAGTGCAGTTGTTCAGATTTATTGCAGTTCGCTTTATTTGGGAGAAGGAACTTTCATACTTCTTGGACCTATGCTGATTTTTAATACTGTAAGCGGAATCATTACAGCTTTTTTCAGCACAAAGATTTTTTTGCCGGAAGAAATAAATTTACAGCTGGATACCTGTATTTTTGAAAATGATTCTTCAAAGACCAGACTGCATCTGTTTATTGCGCTGTTAATTTTTTTTGCTTGTGCATCAGTATTTTTTATAAATAAATTATTTTTATTAACCGGAATATTTATTGCTGCTCTGATTATACAAAAATTATGTAAAAGAAGAATTTATTTACTTCCTCATATTTCTCTCTGGCTGTTTATTTTTATTTCGACAGTATTTGTTCCGGATGGAAAAATTATTTTTAAAATCTGGAATGTTTCTTTTACGCAGGGAGCACTGATAACGGCATTACAAAAATCTTTAAGGCTTTCTGCCGTAAGTGCATTCAGTCAGTGTGCAGTCTGTCTGAGACCGCCGGAAGGAACAATACTTGCGCTGACACTTCAATATTACAGAAAACTCAGTGATACATTCAGGTCAGCACAAGGAAATATTTTTAGAAGAATAAAAATTACTCTGGGTCAGCAGTAA
- a CDS encoding omptin family outer membrane protease, protein MKKQIFNSLTFLLSASVCFSQSLEISPSVTVRSGEQKEFVYTKNINGDSVTLSRLDWEESPVYFFNLNASGEYKNFMLSAGAKIALPSDTGKMYDSDWQNINVLDPTEELYGVKTDYSNHTNHLNLYYGFSGQFSYSIEFNNLSAAPFNALKINSIALSPFAEFEYSYSSFTGKGGSGQYGYENKNDSPKHTYNDPVFSHTSDFFGDVIQLERISYVTWAGLSFNLNFHQDFYTVLSFAVNPFIYVQSLDSHLTTNYYFYDTMHEFFSGYKLGLTVGKYFNAHHAAFVKTNFMCIDTIKGSTAYSVGSKTGTYNSSNDTCGASFEWFEVSLGYTYRF, encoded by the coding sequence ATGAAAAAACAAATATTTAATTCCCTTACTTTTTTATTGTCAGCTTCGGTATGTTTTTCACAGAGCCTGGAAATTTCTCCATCAGTTACTGTCAGAAGCGGAGAACAAAAAGAATTTGTATACACTAAAAATATAAACGGAGATTCTGTAACCCTCAGCCGGCTTGACTGGGAAGAAAGTCCGGTTTATTTTTTTAATCTGAATGCTTCCGGGGAATATAAAAACTTTATGCTTTCTGCAGGAGCAAAAATCGCACTGCCGTCTGATACAGGAAAAATGTATGACTCTGACTGGCAAAACATTAATGTTCTTGATCCGACAGAAGAACTCTATGGTGTAAAAACCGATTATTCAAATCACACGAATCATTTAAATTTATATTACGGTTTCAGCGGACAATTTTCTTATTCAATAGAATTTAATAATCTTTCTGCAGCACCGTTTAATGCATTAAAAATAAATTCTATTGCCCTTTCTCCATTTGCAGAATTTGAATATTCCTATTCCAGCTTTACAGGAAAAGGTGGCAGCGGACAATATGGTTATGAAAACAAAAATGATTCTCCAAAGCATACATACAATGATCCTGTCTTTTCTCATACATCAGATTTTTTCGGAGACGTAATTCAGCTGGAACGAATTTCTTATGTAACATGGGCGGGTCTTTCTTTTAATTTAAACTTCCATCAGGATTTTTATACTGTGCTTTCTTTTGCAGTAAATCCTTTTATCTATGTTCAGTCTCTTGATTCTCACCTTACAACTAATTATTACTTCTATGATACGATGCATGAATTTTTTAGCGGATATAAACTGGGACTCACAGTAGGAAAATATTTTAATGCCCATCATGCAGCCTTCGTTAAAACAAACTTCATGTGCATTGATACAATAAAAGGTTCAACCGCTTATTCTGTAGGCAGTAAAACCGGAACATATAATTCCAGTAACGATACCTGCGGTGCTTCATTTGAATGGTTTGAAGTTTCCCTTGGATACACCTACAGGTTCTGA
- a CDS encoding ABC transporter ATP-binding protein: MKPAVQISCKKFKYSFSDEYILQNLEMEINFGEVTLLSGLSGCGKSTLLSLINGIIPRVIPGEFEGRIFIDGEDSSLKTMSQISRKVGNVLQNAESQIIHSIVEDEIAFGCENFGFDPSVIHDEIENSCRLMQINKNWKTRSLSGGQKQRLVTASTLAMKGDILIFDEPLANLDAQGADILLKLLRQLASIGKAVLLVEHRLDVVLPFVDVIWQLKNKTVEKISDKESFLKNQTDIIEDKKENNITSSTNALEIRNLKKSFGTRTILSDLNLDIKKTERLLLKGENGCGKSTLMSIIAKLQKADSGTVTQFLDAQLGKRSDKKWFKTCGVVYQNPNYQLFMSNVKDEILFGADDKEYALTLAKQFELEPLFSRHPHSLSEGQKRRVTVCAILAQKPKLLLLDEPTVGQDYKTLQNMMMILNTIHREQENTMISITHDIRCMNALSDRNVCLLPN, from the coding sequence ATGAAACCTGCCGTTCAAATATCATGTAAAAAATTCAAATATAGTTTTTCTGATGAATATATTTTACAGAATCTCGAAATGGAAATTAACTTTGGAGAAGTTACACTGCTGTCTGGATTATCAGGCTGCGGAAAATCCACTTTGCTTTCATTAATAAACGGAATAATTCCCCGAGTAATCCCAGGTGAATTTGAAGGAAGAATTTTTATCGATGGAGAAGATTCATCTTTAAAAACCATGAGTCAGATTTCCCGCAAAGTTGGAAATGTTTTACAAAATGCTGAATCTCAAATAATTCATTCCATTGTTGAAGATGAAATTGCATTCGGCTGTGAAAACTTTGGATTTGATCCTTCTGTTATTCATGATGAAATTGAAAACTCCTGCCGTCTGATGCAGATAAACAAAAACTGGAAAACCCGGAGTTTATCGGGAGGACAGAAACAGCGTCTTGTTACCGCTTCAACTCTGGCAATGAAAGGTGACATTCTTATTTTTGATGAACCTCTGGCAAACCTTGATGCACAGGGAGCTGACATTCTTCTTAAGCTTTTACGGCAGCTTGCCTCTATCGGAAAAGCAGTTCTTCTTGTTGAGCACAGACTCGATGTTGTTCTTCCCTTTGTAGATGTTATCTGGCAGTTAAAAAATAAAACTGTAGAAAAAATTTCTGACAAAGAATCTTTCTTAAAAAATCAGACAGACATTATTGAAGATAAAAAAGAAAACAATATTACCAGTTCAACTAATGCACTGGAAATACGAAATCTAAAAAAATCCTTTGGAACAAGAACAATTCTTTCTGATTTAAATCTTGATATAAAAAAAACTGAACGGCTTTTACTTAAAGGAGAAAACGGCTGCGGAAAATCTACACTTATGAGTATAATTGCAAAACTTCAGAAAGCAGATTCCGGAACGGTTACACAGTTTCTTGATGCACAATTGGGAAAACGGTCTGATAAAAAATGGTTTAAAACCTGTGGTGTTGTTTATCAGAATCCTAATTATCAGCTGTTCATGTCAAACGTTAAAGATGAAATTCTTTTTGGTGCAGATGATAAAGAATATGCACTCACGCTTGCAAAACAGTTTGAACTGGAACCACTGTTCAGCCGGCACCCACATTCACTCTCTGAAGGTCAGAAACGCCGTGTTACAGTCTGCGCCATTCTCGCTCAAAAACCAAAACTTCTTTTACTTGATGAACCGACAGTAGGACAGGATTATAAAACTTTACAGAACATGATGATGATTCTTAACACAATTCATCGTGAACAGGAAAACACTATGATTTCCATCACTCACGACATCCGCTGCATGAATGCTCTGAGTGATAGAAATGTTTGCCTCTTACCAAATTAA
- the gltA gene encoding NADPH-dependent glutamate synthase: MSEYISSEQLAQIGEAEYKKLQELESKAPLTNKDRMAIPQQEMPVGEPKERARQMTEVALGYTKEQAIVEANRCLQCKNMPCVNGCPVNVRIPEFIAQVAKGEFKKAVDIIKTTNLLPAICGRVCPQEKQCQSQCTVGKVYKSAEKAVCIGRLERFVADYERENNLTTNPEIAPSTGKKVAVIGSGPAGLTVAADCRKAGHDVTVFEAFHKAGGVTVYGIPEFRLPKSIVQNEVANLEKMGVKFEYNYLVGRTSTIQQFLTEKGFDAAFVGTGAGLPKFFGIPGENYIGVFSANEYLTRANLMKAYKKGEADTPYYEAKTVVVCGGGNVAMDAARMALRLGAEKVYIVYRRTRAEMPARREEIAHAEEEGVEFKFLENPVEVLGNEEGRVTGIKALSYELGEPDASGRRRPVEIKGSEHEIQCDAVVVALGNNSNPLIPATTPDIKVDDHGHITVDEKQETSMAKVWAGGDIVLGAATVILAMGEGRKAAASINEYLAK; the protein is encoded by the coding sequence ATGTCAGAATATATTTCATCAGAACAGCTTGCACAGATTGGTGAAGCTGAATATAAGAAACTTCAGGAACTTGAATCAAAAGCTCCTCTTACAAATAAAGACCGTATGGCAATTCCTCAGCAGGAAATGCCTGTAGGTGAACCAAAAGAACGTGCACGTCAGATGACAGAAGTTGCACTGGGTTATACAAAAGAACAGGCAATTGTAGAAGCAAACCGCTGTCTTCAGTGTAAAAACATGCCGTGTGTAAACGGATGTCCTGTTAATGTTCGTATTCCTGAATTTATTGCACAGGTTGCAAAGGGTGAATTTAAAAAGGCTGTTGATATTATTAAAACAACAAACCTTCTTCCTGCAATTTGTGGTCGTGTATGTCCTCAGGAAAAACAGTGTCAGTCTCAGTGTACTGTAGGAAAAGTTTACAAGAGTGCGGAAAAGGCTGTATGTATCGGTCGTCTTGAGCGCTTTGTTGCTGATTACGAACGCGAAAACAATCTTACAACTAATCCGGAAATTGCTCCTTCAACAGGAAAGAAAGTTGCAGTTATCGGTTCTGGTCCTGCTGGTCTTACCGTTGCCGCTGATTGTCGTAAAGCCGGACATGACGTAACAGTATTTGAAGCTTTCCATAAAGCCGGTGGTGTTACAGTTTACGGTATTCCGGAATTCCGTCTTCCAAAATCAATTGTTCAGAATGAAGTTGCTAATCTTGAAAAGATGGGCGTAAAGTTTGAGTACAATTATCTTGTTGGACGTACATCTACAATTCAGCAGTTCCTTACAGAAAAAGGATTTGATGCAGCATTTGTTGGAACTGGTGCAGGTCTTCCAAAATTCTTTGGTATTCCTGGTGAAAACTATATTGGTGTTTTCTCTGCTAATGAATATCTTACCCGTGCAAATCTTATGAAGGCTTATAAGAAGGGAGAAGCTGATACTCCTTATTATGAAGCAAAAACTGTTGTAGTATGTGGCGGCGGTAACGTTGCAATGGATGCTGCACGTATGGCACTTCGTCTTGGTGCAGAAAAAGTTTACATTGTATATCGTCGTACCCGTGCAGAAATGCCGGCTCGTCGTGAAGAAATTGCACATGCAGAGGAAGAGGGAGTAGAGTTTAAGTTCCTTGAAAATCCTGTTGAAGTTCTTGGTAATGAAGAAGGCCGCGTAACAGGTATTAAAGCTCTTTCTTATGAACTTGGTGAACCGGATGCTTCAGGTCGCCGTCGCCCTGTTGAAATCAAGGGAAGTGAACATGAGATTCAGTGTGATGCCGTTGTAGTTGCATTGGGAAATAATTCTAATCCTCTTATTCCTGCAACAACTCCGGATATCAAGGTTGATGATCACGGTCATATTACTGTTGATGAAAAACAGGAAACAAGCATGGCAAAAGTTTGGGCAGGCGGAGACATTGTTCTCGGTGCTGCAACTGTAATTCTTGCTATGGGTGAAGGCCGCAAAGCTGCAGCTTCAATTAACGAATATCTTGCAAAATAA
- a CDS encoding RluA family pseudouridine synthase — translation MKQIADFTTVYSDDDIVVLNKRSGLLVAADRYDANAPRLDVEAEKEFGTLYAVHRIDKDTSGLVIYARNAEAHKALSMAFENREVQKTYHCLVHGRPMWNDLHVTLPLQPDGDDRHRTVINKKFGKPSVTDFRLLGSCSEYSWIEAKPHTGRTHQIRVHLHANGFDIVCDPLYSGNQKPVRLSDFKRRYNGDVEEERPLLNRLALHAYKLELKHPKTGELMTFTAPYQKDMDALRKQFAKIFKVDPLEENITADPE, via the coding sequence ATGAAACAAATTGCTGATTTTACGACTGTCTATTCAGATGATGATATCGTTGTGCTGAACAAACGCTCAGGACTTTTAGTTGCTGCTGACCGATACGATGCAAATGCACCTCGACTTGATGTTGAGGCAGAAAAAGAATTCGGTACATTATATGCAGTTCACCGTATTGATAAGGACACCAGCGGTCTTGTTATTTATGCCCGCAACGCAGAAGCTCACAAAGCACTTTCCATGGCTTTTGAAAACCGTGAAGTTCAGAAAACTTATCACTGTCTGGTTCATGGACGCCCGATGTGGAATGACTTACATGTAACTCTTCCTCTCCAGCCGGATGGAGACGACAGGCACCGCACTGTTATAAACAAAAAATTTGGTAAACCTTCTGTTACGGATTTCAGACTTCTCGGAAGCTGCAGTGAATATTCCTGGATAGAAGCAAAACCACACACGGGCCGCACTCACCAGATTCGTGTTCATCTTCATGCAAACGGATTTGATATTGTGTGTGACCCTCTTTATTCCGGAAATCAAAAACCTGTCCGCTTAAGTGATTTTAAACGCCGCTACAATGGTGATGTGGAAGAAGAACGTCCTTTGCTCAACCGTCTTGCCCTTCACGCTTATAAGCTGGAACTCAAGCATCCGAAAACTGGAGAACTCATGACGTTTACAGCTCCATATCAGAAAGACATGGATGCACTTAGAAAACAGTTTGCTAAGATTTTTAAAGTAGATCCGTTAGAAGAAAATATTACTGCTGACCCAGAGTAA
- a CDS encoding CbiQ family ECF transporter T component, which produces MTDNFHVKKPVYPVLSILCSVLIFSGSLIFAKSIWGIFFLLSVFLLLTISGYGKTCFFMLPFIIIYTGIFSVIFYFSSGRDAAFAVQMAVRFGGVALAVIPGLALEPVLLVRNLTQLKCPRLITLGMLITLSFIPVLAKEINQIRGAMKTFLL; this is translated from the coding sequence ATGACAGATAATTTTCACGTAAAAAAACCTGTATACCCGGTCTTAAGCATTCTATGTTCTGTCTTAATTTTTTCAGGTTCTCTGATTTTTGCAAAAAGTATCTGGGGAATTTTTTTCTTACTTTCTGTATTCCTGCTCCTCACAATATCCGGCTACGGTAAAACCTGTTTTTTTATGCTGCCTTTCATAATCATTTATACAGGAATATTTTCTGTAATATTTTATTTTTCCAGCGGAAGAGATGCAGCATTTGCAGTTCAGATGGCAGTCCGCTTTGGAGGAGTAGCACTGGCTGTAATTCCAGGTCTTGCTCTGGAGCCGGTTCTTCTTGTAAGAAATCTGACACAGTTGAAATGCCCGCGGCTTATTACACTGGGAATGCTCATTACCCTTTCATTCATTCCCGTTCTGGCAAAAGAAATAAATCAGATACGGGGTGCAATGAAAACTTTCCTGCTATAA
- a CDS encoding type II toxin-antitoxin system RelE/ParE family toxin, whose product MEDEEIEEIIVSEFAEADLDEIAAYHYSRNPNYVERIISEFEENIESLQKHPKSGRTVPELERQGITKYRELIQEYYRIVYEISGNKVIVHTIVDGRRNFEEIIISKLSRYYGNKT is encoded by the coding sequence TTGGAAGATGAAGAAATTGAAGAAATTATAGTTTCAGAATTTGCTGAAGCAGATTTGGATGAAATTGCCGCTTATCATTATTCTCGAAATCCAAATTACGTTGAAAGAATAATTTCTGAATTTGAAGAAAATATAGAGTCTCTCCAGAAACATCCTAAAAGTGGAAGAACTGTTCCAGAATTGGAACGTCAGGGAATAACAAAATATAGAGAATTGATTCAAGAATACTATAGAATTGTTTATGAAATCTCAGGAAATAAAGTAATAGTTCACACAATAGTTGACGGCAGAAGAAATTTTGAAGAAATAATAATTTCAAAATTATCTCGATATTATGGTAACAAAACCTAA
- a CDS encoding NusG domain II-containing protein translates to MKKIRILDLVIILLVVSAGIILIIKTTLHSASIVSVKADGNEYEYSANAEGIYKVKGRLGFTTFEIKNGKVRIIDSPCPNKTCIRQGWHAPVVCLPNDVIITLKGNEDDYDAVAQ, encoded by the coding sequence ATGAAAAAAATACGTATTCTGGATCTGGTAATAATACTTCTTGTTGTATCAGCCGGAATCATTTTAATTATAAAAACTACACTTCATTCTGCTTCAATAGTTTCGGTAAAAGCAGACGGTAATGAATATGAATATTCTGCAAATGCAGAGGGAATATATAAAGTAAAGGGCAGGTTAGGTTTTACAACTTTTGAAATAAAAAATGGAAAAGTAAGGATAATAGATTCTCCCTGTCCTAATAAAACCTGTATCAGGCAGGGATGGCATGCACCTGTAGTGTGTCTTCCCAATGATGTGATCATAACACTAAAAGGCAATGAGGATGATTATGATGCAGTTGCACAGTAA
- a CDS encoding MptD family putative ECF transporter S component: MSDSVFDSFKVKDIVFLALISAVALCTAAVMAIVAHIYIYGLAQLVTAFQFAFFSAIAIMKVRKIGTLFIFALFTGLFELFMAPVMFVSSVLTGIILEVLVILIFRNYKTSIKPVFFASMLIIPGTMPFNLLYYRLFSKQMWDLFFSGGFKILSIVFIAGAFAVAALGSALGIKISKELLKAGVLKQ, encoded by the coding sequence TTGTCTGACTCTGTTTTTGATTCTTTCAAAGTAAAAGATATTGTTTTTCTGGCTTTAATTTCTGCAGTAGCTTTATGTACGGCTGCGGTCATGGCTATTGTTGCACATATTTACATTTACGGGCTTGCTCAACTTGTTACTGCTTTTCAGTTTGCTTTTTTTTCTGCCATTGCAATTATGAAAGTTCGTAAAATCGGTACGCTTTTTATATTTGCTCTTTTTACAGGTTTGTTTGAACTTTTTATGGCGCCGGTAATGTTCGTGTCCAGCGTGCTTACAGGAATAATTTTGGAAGTTCTGGTAATTCTTATTTTCCGGAATTATAAAACTTCAATTAAACCTGTTTTTTTTGCAAGCATGTTAATAATTCCGGGAACAATGCCCTTCAATCTTTTATATTACAGACTTTTTTCTAAACAGATGTGGGACTTATTTTTTTCAGGCGGATTCAAAATCCTCTCCATTGTATTTATAGCCGGAGCATTTGCAGTTGCAGCCCTCGGTTCAGCACTGGGAATAAAAATATCTAAAGAACTTTTAAAAGCCGGTGTCTTAAAACAATGA
- a CDS encoding AAA family ATPase — translation MNKIITISREYGSGGHTIGQKTAEILGIPFYDKEIIDMTAKDSGLSPDFIQKNEQNISSGWLYTLLLGASYATPGTSSRLGMNTQAPAMPLADQVFNAQRRVIIDLAKKGPCVIVGRCSDYILRHCDEINPDNLLNIFIYAPLADKVKRAIEQKGLDPATAEKEVKLIDKRRANHYNTFTERTWGNRIHYDLLINSSLVGVEKTAQMIAQIAQHC, via the coding sequence ATGAATAAGATTATTACTATAAGCCGTGAATACGGTTCAGGCGGACACACTATCGGCCAGAAAACCGCAGAAATTTTAGGTATTCCTTTTTACGATAAAGAAATCATCGATATGACTGCAAAAGATTCCGGTCTGTCTCCAGATTTTATTCAAAAAAATGAACAGAATATTTCTTCCGGATGGCTTTATACGCTTTTACTTGGTGCAAGTTATGCTACACCAGGAACTTCATCCCGCCTCGGTATGAATACTCAGGCTCCTGCAATGCCTCTTGCAGATCAGGTATTTAATGCCCAGCGCCGTGTAATAATTGATCTTGCAAAAAAAGGACCATGTGTAATCGTCGGAAGATGTTCTGATTATATTCTCCGCCACTGTGATGAAATCAATCCTGATAATCTTCTTAATATTTTCATTTATGCACCGCTGGCAGATAAAGTAAAACGCGCTATTGAACAGAAAGGTCTTGATCCGGCAACTGCAGAAAAAGAAGTTAAGCTTATTGATAAACGCCGCGCTAATCATTACAACACTTTTACAGAAAGAACCTGGGGCAACCGCATTCATTATGATTTACTGATTAACAGTTCTCTCGTAGGAGTTGAAAAAACAGCCCAGATGATTGCACAGATTGCACAGCACTGTTAA
- a CDS encoding SPOR domain-containing protein, whose product MRNIKKIFCLCLLVFFSAGLFGEDSEFNYSKEWHVCVGSYKVKKNALNRIEQLKKYDIETFCSEASVKDEVYYRLITKEKFDSIQDARKYRDELSSLKTADELGLKGLWVCQRMIKKSSVKLEKNSVDENTFTEEKPYSVVINTYKEESVAQTDKERLKEKEIDSYIVKKYDDEELFSFDLNSGAYKTKEEAEQHKEIIEEAGVVTKEVVDFTQEKEAIKKYDEVVQNEDIVFDNGIYVAPEILSESVQNVLNNFPVNKFYQIEEAYIFDVKNCRKNELSYGSGSFVSELLKREDVIACSSVLYNDELFNKQIIVFMVEADETFDLFKEESVAVASQNFKIRDGILHCDIYETDIAGSDNKEYILHGNCPEKNLYLYMYSENFTQEEFLAFLDSNSEGEDLLIYPQMRRTLLVLPDENSEIEREFCYFELKKIGMDYAREKNYSNWSIPIVGHWNANAYIAQNSEQIKINFFDLDYDYNAKSIHQIFMDEKSAIFIDDDNHPQEINDVSGWYLNNLSGKELSFSIKSYIIAIDSNIYSGIQLKDLYNTGLDLKIWK is encoded by the coding sequence ATGCGAAATATAAAGAAAATTTTTTGTTTATGTTTATTAGTGTTTTTTTCTGCAGGGCTGTTTGGAGAAGACTCTGAGTTCAATTATTCCAAAGAATGGCATGTTTGTGTGGGCTCATATAAAGTAAAAAAGAATGCCTTAAATCGTATTGAACAATTGAAAAAGTATGATATAGAAACTTTTTGTAGTGAAGCATCTGTGAAGGATGAAGTTTATTACAGACTTATTACAAAAGAAAAGTTTGATTCAATTCAGGATGCAAGAAAGTACAGGGATGAATTAAGTTCTTTAAAAACGGCAGATGAACTTGGATTAAAAGGCTTGTGGGTATGTCAGCGGATGATAAAAAAAAGCTCAGTAAAACTTGAAAAAAATTCTGTTGATGAAAATACCTTTACTGAAGAAAAACCTTATTCTGTTGTGATAAATACTTACAAAGAAGAAAGTGTTGCACAAACAGATAAAGAACGTTTAAAAGAAAAAGAAATAGATTCTTATATTGTAAAAAAATATGATGACGAAGAATTGTTTTCTTTTGATTTAAATTCCGGTGCTTATAAAACTAAAGAAGAGGCTGAACAGCATAAAGAAATAATCGAAGAAGCAGGAGTTGTTACAAAAGAAGTTGTTGATTTTACGCAAGAAAAGGAAGCAATAAAAAAATACGATGAAGTTGTTCAAAATGAAGATATAGTTTTTGATAATGGTATTTATGTTGCTCCAGAAATTCTTTCGGAATCAGTTCAGAACGTGCTTAATAATTTTCCGGTAAATAAATTTTATCAGATAGAAGAAGCATATATTTTTGACGTAAAAAACTGTCGTAAGAATGAACTTTCGTATGGATCAGGGAGTTTTGTTTCTGAGTTGCTAAAAAGAGAGGACGTGATTGCGTGCTCCAGCGTTCTTTATAATGATGAACTTTTTAATAAGCAGATAATTGTATTTATGGTTGAAGCAGATGAAACTTTTGATTTATTTAAAGAGGAGAGCGTAGCGGTTGCTTCACAGAATTTTAAAATCAGAGATGGAATTTTACATTGTGATATTTATGAAACAGATATAGCCGGATCTGATAATAAAGAATATATTTTACATGGTAATTGTCCTGAAAAAAATCTTTATCTTTACATGTACAGTGAAAATTTTACGCAGGAAGAATTTTTAGCATTCCTGGATTCTAATTCAGAAGGAGAAGATCTTCTTATTTATCCTCAGATGCGAAGAACCCTTTTAGTTCTTCCTGATGAAAATTCTGAAATAGAAAGAGAGTTTTGTTATTTTGAATTAAAGAAAATCGGCATGGATTATGCAAGAGAAAAAAATTATTCAAACTGGTCTATACCAATAGTTGGACACTGGAATGCAAATGCATATATTGCTCAGAATTCAGAACAGATAAAGATTAATTTTTTTGATCTTGATTATGATTATAATGCAAAGAGTATTCATCAGATATTTATGGATGAAAAGAGTGCTATTTTCATTGACGATGATAATCATCCTCAGGAAATAAATGATGTTTCAGGATGGTATTTAAATAATCTTTCTGGAAAAGAACTTTCCTTTTCAATAAAATCTTACATAATCGCAATCGACAGTAATATTTATTCCGGTATTCAACTTAAAGATCTGTATAATACAGGATTGGATTTAAAAATCTGGAAGTAG
- a CDS encoding type II toxin-antitoxin system Phd/YefM family antitoxin, with translation MIPNIQECIKPISYIKTNAADMMKFVNDRKEPLVITQNGESRAVLIDVESYQEMKDAFNLLKIIQFSEMDVRAGRTKPAKEVFSNLRRKYNLGR, from the coding sequence ATGATTCCAAACATTCAAGAATGTATTAAGCCGATTTCTTATATTAAGACAAATGCCGCAGATATGATGAAGTTCGTAAATGATAGAAAAGAACCGCTTGTCATTACACAAAACGGTGAATCACGGGCTGTTTTAATCGATGTTGAGTCGTATCAGGAAATGAAAGATGCGTTCAATTTGTTGAAAATTATTCAATTCTCCGAAATGGATGTACGGGCTGGAAGAACAAAACCTGCAAAGGAAGTTTTTTCAAATTTAAGAAGGAAGTATAATCTTGGAAGATGA